The region GCAAAACACAGGCAAAATACCTGTACATAGTACCACATGCCTTTTTTTGATGCCAGTATAGGAAAACCGGGGGAAGAATCAATGCCTACGGAAGAATAATACAGCCAATGATACGAATTGGTGTTGACTAATATTAATGTAATAAGGCCTACTGTCAGCATCAGGGTCAGCATATATTTATTGGCAAACTGCTTCTCATCCGCATATTCCCTGGCAAACAGCATAATCAGGAACGGATAAAAGGCAGCTCCAAGGTATTCAATTCTGATCCAGAAATACATTTGGTCCAGGGTATTGCTCAGCAGTTCAAAGGCATAACCGACAGAATGAATGATCATGGCTGTCATGAGAAGAGAGAAAAAGAAAACTCCTGGAATTTTCTTCTTTCTGATTCCATAGAGGACTAAATTCCCTAGTAATGTGGAAGATATAATTAACAGGATGCTTAAAAGAACATTAATCACAAAATTATACTCCTTTTAGCTGATTTGAGCTTCCTCTGACGCAGCTGATTCGAATTTTGTATACTCACATTTACAAACATCTTAAATCTTCCCTTGATTTTTGTCAACTCGAAGTGACTGTGGGGATATGCAGGAATCAGGACTGCAGCCGGGTATGATCCGGATGTCATAAGCATAGTTGGGTAAATTTAGAGAAAATAGAGAAAAAGATTGCAAAAATTTTACAAAATTGTATAATAAAAGTGGAAAGATATCATCAAAAGATCCTTGATACCATGCAGTGTTGTTTTGATGGATATCGGTTTCCAAATTCGAAATATGAAAGTCTGACAGAAATTAAGTGAATCATTTAGCAGCTTCAGACGAATAAAAAGATAACAGGTGCTGTGATCAATCTGCAGGGAGGGAATATGAAGCGATTTAAACGTATTTTTGTTGTTGTCATTGATTCTTTGGGAATAGGAGCCATGGATAATGCCGCCCAGTACGGTGACGAGGGCAGTGATACCCTGGGGCATATTGATGCTTCTGTGGACCATTTGCTGCTGCCTCATTTGGAAAAGCTTGGTTTGGGAAATCTTTGCGCCTTAAATCATGTAAAGCCAGTCGCAGAGCCTATGGCGTATTATGGCAGGCTGAATGAAGCCAGTGTGGGAAAAGATACAATGACAGGTCATTGGGAAATGATGGGGCTTTACATAACAAAGCCCTTCAAGACATTTACGGATACAGGTTTCCCAAAGGAACTGTTAGAAGAACTGGAAAAACGCACAGGACATAAGATCGTAGGAAATAAATCTGCCAGCGGTACGGAAATCATGGATGAACTGGGAGAGCATCAGATAGCCACTGGAGACATGATCGTATATACGTCAGCTGACTCGGTTCTTCAGATATGCGCCAATGAAGATACCTTTGGCCTGCAGGAGCTTTACCGCTGCTGCGAAATTGCAAGAGAGCTTACCTTAAAAGATGAATGGAAGGTGGGCAGAGTCATTGCCAGGCCTTATGTAGGCATGAAAAAGGGTGAGTTTAAAAGAACTGCCAACCGTCATGATTACGCCTTAAAGCCCTTTGGAACCACTGCCCTTAACCTATTGAAGGATAAAGGCCTGGATGTGATAAGCGTTGGTAAGATCTTTGATATTTTTGACGGCGAAGGACTCACGGAGGGCAACAAATCCCAAAGCAGCGTTCATGGCATGGAACAGACCATAGAGATCGCAAAAAGGGATTTTAACGGACTGTGCTTTGTGAATCTGGTAGATTTTGACGCACTTTGGGGACACCGCAGGGATCCGG is a window of [Clostridium] saccharolyticum WM1 DNA encoding:
- a CDS encoding phosphopentomutase codes for the protein MKRFKRIFVVVIDSLGIGAMDNAAQYGDEGSDTLGHIDASVDHLLLPHLEKLGLGNLCALNHVKPVAEPMAYYGRLNEASVGKDTMTGHWEMMGLYITKPFKTFTDTGFPKELLEELEKRTGHKIVGNKSASGTEIMDELGEHQIATGDMIVYTSADSVLQICANEDTFGLQELYRCCEIARELTLKDEWKVGRVIARPYVGMKKGEFKRTANRHDYALKPFGTTALNLLKDKGLDVISVGKIFDIFDGEGLTEGNKSQSSVHGMEQTIEIAKRDFNGLCFVNLVDFDALWGHRRDPVGYGAELERFDEKLGELLPLIKDDDLLLITADHGNDPTFKGSDHTKERVPLLAYSPSYGNCKELKERNTFAVIGATVLDNFGLHKDKDMIGEPIEELL